A genomic window from Tolypothrix sp. PCC 7910 includes:
- a CDS encoding GNAT family N-acetyltransferase — translation MNQSNLELPSGCILRKATSQDNWPIRLLVLSAKLDPTQLRWQQFWVIECNGKLAACGQLRNFDDTQELGSLVVIPAWRNRGLGSLLTQHLIATATQPLYLECLGQRLAEFYSRFGFVAIAFEELPRSLKSKFGLSQLGKKLIRVPVVFMQYPNS, via the coding sequence ATGAACCAAAGCAATTTAGAATTACCATCTGGCTGTATTCTCCGCAAAGCAACATCTCAAGATAATTGGCCGATTCGGTTGTTGGTGTTATCTGCTAAACTCGATCCGACTCAATTACGTTGGCAACAATTTTGGGTGATTGAGTGTAATGGAAAATTAGCAGCTTGCGGACAGCTACGCAACTTTGATGATACTCAAGAACTTGGTAGTTTGGTGGTTATACCAGCTTGGCGTAATCGTGGTTTAGGGAGTTTACTCACACAGCATCTCATTGCTACAGCCACGCAACCGTTATATCTAGAATGTTTAGGACAGCGTCTAGCAGAATTTTACAGTCGTTTTGGCTTTGTTGCGATCGCCTTTGAAGAATTACCGCGATCGCTAAAATCTAAATTCGGCTTGTCGCAATTAGGAAAAAAGCTAATTCGGGTTCCTGTAGTGTTTATGCAATATCCCAATTCGTAA
- a CDS encoding WG repeat-containing protein, translating into MNFDLYWTKRKSDKKIVFLLTGLSCLILQACYDEDALHTCSTTLFPFQTSLSFNPNCIGDPSEGMSLINNGGTYSERNVGLTSTGKWGYANLKAEIVVHPQYDSARDFAEGLASVGVNGKSGFIDKTGKVVIPLQFSETFSFSEGLAAAKLNGKWGYIDKTGRVVIPFQFTEALAFSEGLAAAKLNGKWRYIDKTGRFVFSFNYGVLGLVYPPAFTEGFVPAELNGKLGFIDKTGKVVIPFKFDASGYGLHPSFLQGLVAVKLNGKWGYIDKSGQVIIPFKYNYTQRFDDGTIEVSTGEKGEDFDKTGKPIGQ; encoded by the coding sequence ATGAATTTTGATTTATATTGGACTAAACGAAAGAGCGATAAGAAGATAGTCTTTTTGCTTACTGGTTTATCTTGCTTGATTTTGCAAGCTTGCTATGACGAAGATGCCCTTCATACATGTTCAACAACCCTCTTTCCCTTTCAAACTTCACTTTCATTTAATCCTAACTGTATAGGCGATCCTAGTGAGGGAATGAGCCTCATCAATAACGGAGGAACATATTCCGAAAGGAACGTTGGGCTTACTTCCACTGGTAAATGGGGATATGCCAATCTCAAAGCTGAGATTGTCGTTCACCCCCAATATGACAGCGCTAGAGATTTTGCAGAAGGATTAGCCTCTGTAGGGGTAAATGGCAAATCGGGATTCATCGACAAAACTGGAAAAGTTGTGATCCCCCTTCAGTTTTCCGAAACTTTTTCTTTTTCCGAAGGGCTGGCAGCAGCAAAACTTAATGGCAAGTGGGGATATATCGACAAAACTGGTAGAGTGGTTATTCCCTTTCAATTTACTGAAGCACTTGCTTTTTCCGAAGGGCTGGCAGCAGCAAAACTTAATGGTAAATGGCGTTATATCGACAAGACTGGCAGATTTGTATTCTCCTTTAATTATGGAGTCTTGGGCTTAGTTTACCCTCCTGCTTTTACTGAAGGTTTTGTCCCAGCAGAACTGAACGGCAAGCTAGGATTTATCGATAAAACTGGTAAGGTTGTTATCCCCTTTAAGTTTGATGCTAGCGGATATGGACTTCATCCTTCTTTTTTACAGGGGCTTGTAGCGGTAAAACTAAATGGTAAATGGGGATATATCGACAAAAGTGGTCAAGTTATCATTCCCTTCAAATATAATTACACTCAAAGATTTGATGATGGCACAATAGAAGTAAGTACTGGGGAAAAAGGTGAAGATTTTGATAAAACAGGCAAACCTATCGGGCAATAG
- a CDS encoding class I SAM-dependent methyltransferase, with translation MTSDFISNKKQIFDIWAPSYDWLLPSVFYQTIHKRLLEFADLPSHSNVLDLGCGTGRLLERLAAKFPDLQGTGLDLSSEMLRVARRNNRHRPRLIYVEGKAESLPFAEGQFNAVFNTISFLHYLEPQQIFSEVTRVLSPGGRFYLVDTTLKSKAEVQVTLGSLGKVRFYSPQQREVMGAAVGLDCVGHYYLLGPVLLTIFAKKA, from the coding sequence ATGACTAGTGACTTTATAAGTAACAAAAAGCAAATTTTTGACATTTGGGCACCCAGCTACGACTGGCTTTTACCGTCTGTATTCTATCAAACTATTCACAAACGGTTACTAGAATTTGCCGATTTACCATCTCATTCAAATGTATTGGATTTAGGTTGTGGTACTGGAAGGTTACTAGAACGCCTTGCTGCGAAGTTTCCCGATTTACAAGGGACTGGATTAGATTTATCGAGTGAGATGTTGCGAGTAGCCAGACGCAATAATCGCCATCGTCCCCGGTTAATTTATGTTGAAGGTAAAGCGGAGTCACTTCCCTTTGCTGAAGGACAATTTAATGCAGTTTTCAACACGATAAGTTTTTTGCATTATTTAGAACCGCAACAAATTTTCAGCGAAGTGACGCGAGTGCTTTCACCTGGTGGACGCTTTTATTTAGTTGACACAACATTAAAAAGTAAAGCTGAAGTGCAAGTAACACTAGGTTCTCTAGGGAAAGTGAGATTTTATAGTCCTCAGCAACGGGAAGTTATGGGCGCTGCTGTTGGTTTAGATTGTGTTGGACACTATTATTTATTAGGGCCTGTTTTATTGACGATTTTTGCAAAAAAAGCCTAG
- a CDS encoding ureidoglycolate lyase, translating to MSTSQTVQQLQVQLVTPENFRRYGQVIFPSADGKAFDVEDAQLNLQNGTPRFYIMRLHRKGRRFHKITRHVQCTQCLGSLEGKDWLIAVCPPHNDVNEPALEEIAAFRIPGNCFIKLEVGTWHAGPYFDHEFVDFYNLELIDTNVVDHFTHDFLKSHQLEFEMV from the coding sequence ATGAGTACATCACAGACAGTCCAACAATTACAAGTTCAATTGGTAACACCAGAAAATTTTCGGCGTTATGGACAGGTGATTTTTCCAAGTGCAGATGGTAAGGCTTTTGATGTAGAAGATGCACAATTAAATCTGCAAAATGGCACGCCACGCTTTTATATTATGCGCTTGCATCGTAAAGGGCGCAGGTTTCATAAAATTACTCGTCATGTGCAATGTACTCAATGTTTAGGTTCCTTGGAAGGTAAGGATTGGTTAATTGCGGTTTGTCCTCCTCATAATGATGTAAATGAACCAGCTTTAGAGGAAATCGCCGCTTTTCGCATTCCAGGGAATTGTTTTATTAAGTTAGAGGTAGGAACTTGGCACGCGGGCCCATATTTTGACCATGAATTTGTAGATTTTTATAATTTAGAATTGATCGATACAAATGTAGTAGACCATTTTACTCATGATTTTCTCAAGAGTCATCAATTAGAGTTTGAAATGGTATAA
- a CDS encoding DoxX family protein gives MYRNKELWRVILAVSIIIVGVTHFLVPQPYVKIMPPQLPYPLELVYLSGFYEILGGIGLLVPPVSQAAAWGLILLFIAVFPANINMAVNHIKIETIPYSDSPWLQAIRLPFQAVFIAWAWWYTKPSDKEKQASIIPKSLITKSLEWE, from the coding sequence ATGTACAGAAATAAAGAACTTTGGCGCGTCATCCTAGCAGTATCAATCATTATTGTAGGAGTGACACACTTTTTAGTGCCACAACCATACGTTAAAATTATGCCTCCGCAACTGCCATATCCTTTAGAATTAGTTTATCTCAGCGGCTTTTATGAAATTTTAGGTGGGATAGGTTTATTGGTTCCGCCTGTGAGTCAAGCAGCAGCTTGGGGATTAATTTTATTATTTATTGCGGTTTTCCCTGCAAATATCAATATGGCAGTTAATCATATTAAGATTGAAACCATACCATATTCAGATTCTCCTTGGTTACAAGCAATCCGGCTTCCTTTCCAAGCAGTTTTCATTGCTTGGGCTTGGTGGTATACCAAACCTTCAGATAAAGAAAAACAAGCGTCAATAATTCCCAAGTCACTGATTACCAAATCACTCGAATGGGAATAA
- a CDS encoding sensor histidine kinase translates to MQLHIKLVLADLMSLITLYQQEYTQPSAKIQAKHDEIDIDFIYKDVIDILQSMEAGSDRISQIVLSLRNFSRLDEAPIKAVDLHSGIESTLLILQNRLQAYKHQPEIQLIKEYGNLPPVTCYPGQLNQVFLHILNNAIDAIREAGKNIEQPQIWIRTEVVENEQIKIAIANTSSFIPLHIQQRIFEPFFTTKPIGRGTGLGLFVSYSIIKKHGGNITVNSLPQQETEFVISIPIAP, encoded by the coding sequence ATGCAGCTTCATATTAAATTGGTATTAGCTGATTTGATGAGTTTAATTACACTTTATCAGCAAGAATATACTCAACCTTCTGCCAAAATTCAAGCTAAACACGATGAAATAGATATTGATTTTATTTATAAAGATGTAATTGATATTCTGCAATCAATGGAAGCCGGCAGCGATCGCATCAGTCAGATTGTCTTGAGTTTACGTAACTTCTCGCGTTTAGATGAAGCACCGATTAAAGCAGTAGATTTACATAGTGGCATAGAAAGTACACTATTGATTTTGCAAAATCGCTTGCAAGCCTATAAACATCAACCTGAGATACAACTCATTAAAGAATATGGTAATCTTCCCCCCGTCACCTGTTATCCTGGACAGTTGAATCAGGTATTTTTACATATACTTAATAATGCCATTGATGCGATTCGCGAAGCAGGAAAAAATATTGAACAGCCACAAATTTGGATTCGTACAGAAGTAGTTGAAAATGAGCAGATCAAAATTGCGATCGCCAATACCAGCAGTTTTATTCCCTTGCATATCCAACAACGGATATTTGAACCATTTTTCACTACTAAACCTATAGGTAGGGGTACAGGTTTAGGATTATTTGTCAGCTATTCTATTATTAAAAAACATGGTGGTAATATCACCGTCAATTCTCTACCTCAACAAGAAACAGAATTTGTAATTTCCATTCCGATAGCGCCTTAG
- a CDS encoding helix-turn-helix domain-containing protein translates to MSRPFKIEIAESEEELKKRLQTANIGNQKEKLMMLWWIKSGQVQEQQDIGKRLAKDTSTVTRWIQKYRSGGLDELLKIKKAPGAKRKINELAIAGLTEELKTGTGFSSYGAIVEWLKLKHGLEVEYATVYALVRYKLGAKLKVPRPQSHQQDEKLVSEFKKNSVSSSIS, encoded by the coding sequence ATGAGCCGCCCTTTTAAGATTGAAATCGCAGAGAGCGAAGAAGAACTTAAAAAACGTCTACAAACAGCAAACATAGGGAACCAGAAAGAAAAACTGATGATGCTGTGGTGGATAAAAAGTGGTCAGGTTCAGGAGCAGCAAGACATTGGAAAACGCTTGGCGAAAGATACTTCAACGGTAACAAGGTGGATACAAAAGTATAGGTCAGGTGGGCTAGATGAATTATTAAAAATTAAAAAAGCTCCAGGAGCAAAACGAAAAATTAACGAGCTTGCGATCGCAGGACTCACCGAAGAGTTAAAAACAGGAACAGGCTTTAGTAGCTATGGTGCAATAGTTGAGTGGTTGAAACTCAAACATGGACTGGAAGTTGAGTATGCAACAGTTTATGCATTAGTTCGATATAAATTAGGAGCAAAACTCAAAGTACCACGTCCTCAAAGCCATCAACAGGATGAAAAGTTAGTATCTGAGTTTAAAAAAAACTCGGTATCATCCTCAATATCCTAG
- a CDS encoding IS630 family transposase codes for MCQDETRVGLKTLTGKVITASGVKPTVCVKWQRKNFWIYGAIEPFTGQHFQQEYPKLNGEYFQQFLDWLSQQLGEDYAILQIDQAPAHISSAINWPENIIPLLQPPHSPELNPIERLWQYLKKSLHNELFSSLQDLRNRIQQLFEQLTFEQVISISSYNFILEALFYAASY; via the coding sequence CTGTGTCAGGATGAGACCAGGGTGGGATTAAAAACTTTAACGGGAAAGGTGATTACTGCTTCTGGAGTAAAACCTACTGTATGCGTGAAATGGCAAAGGAAAAACTTTTGGATTTATGGCGCAATTGAACCATTCACAGGACAACATTTTCAGCAAGAATACCCCAAACTTAATGGTGAATATTTTCAACAGTTTTTAGACTGGTTATCTCAGCAATTAGGTGAAGATTATGCAATTTTACAAATAGACCAAGCTCCTGCTCATATCAGTAGTGCAATTAATTGGCCTGAAAATATTATTCCCCTGCTTCAACCACCTCATTCCCCGGAACTCAATCCCATTGAAAGGCTATGGCAGTATCTCAAAAAATCACTTCATAATGAACTTTTTTCTTCTTTACAAGACTTACGCAATCGCATACAACAACTATTTGAGCAATTAACATTTGAGCAGGTAATATCTATCTCTTCTTATAACTTTATTTTAGAAGCTCTTTTCTATGCAGCTTCATATTAA